A portion of the Actomonas aquatica genome contains these proteins:
- a CDS encoding ABC transporter ATP-binding protein — protein sequence MSEPIIQTQGLGKTYGTQRALDNVTVSVPPGTIGLLGPNGAGKTTFLKCLLNLEMPTTGTAQVLGVSITAQNRESRERVGYGPERDCHIPGMAGCEYVTYCGQLSGMSFHAARQRAHEMLDLVGMGQERYRSIDTYSTGMRQRAKLAQALVHDPKLIILDEPTNGLDPSGREHILRLIGSLWKEHGISVIVSSHLLHDVERICDRVLIIANGRIVEHASMAELQKRRKRVVELSPAGEVTRYEAALRASGHAVEHLSNGRLRVETQEEDVGWLLQIMSQHGLPPADIFASPDSLHGLFLQALAKSNQPVEAADV from the coding sequence GTGAGCGAGCCGATCATTCAAACGCAGGGCCTCGGCAAAACCTACGGCACGCAGCGCGCGTTGGACAACGTGACGGTGAGCGTGCCGCCGGGCACCATCGGTTTGCTGGGGCCCAATGGTGCGGGCAAAACGACCTTCCTGAAGTGCCTGCTCAATCTGGAGATGCCCACCACCGGCACCGCGCAGGTGCTGGGCGTGAGCATCACGGCGCAGAACCGCGAGTCGCGCGAGCGTGTCGGCTACGGGCCGGAGCGTGACTGTCACATCCCCGGTATGGCCGGTTGCGAATACGTGACCTATTGCGGGCAACTCTCCGGCATGTCCTTCCACGCCGCGCGCCAGCGGGCGCATGAGATGCTCGATCTGGTGGGCATGGGGCAGGAGCGTTATCGCTCCATCGACACCTACTCCACCGGCATGCGCCAACGGGCGAAGCTCGCGCAGGCGCTGGTGCACGATCCGAAGCTCATCATCCTGGACGAGCCGACCAACGGCCTCGATCCGAGTGGTCGCGAACACATCCTGCGGCTCATCGGTTCGCTGTGGAAGGAGCACGGCATCTCGGTGATCGTATCCTCTCACTTGTTACACGACGTGGAGCGCATCTGTGATCGGGTGCTCATCATCGCCAACGGTCGCATCGTCGAGCACGCCTCGATGGCCGAGCTGCAGAAGCGCCGAAAGCGCGTCGTGGAGCTGTCGCCCGCCGGCGAGGTGACCCGCTACGAAGCGGCGCTGCGCGCGAGTGGTCATGCGGTGGAGCATCTCTCCAACGGCCGACTGCGCGTCGAAACGCAGGAGGAGGACGTGGGCTGGCTGTTGCAGATCATGTCGCAGCACGGCCTGCCCCCGGCGGACATCTTTGCCAGCCCGGATTCCCTGCACGGCCTGTTCCTGCAGGCACTGGCGAAATCGAATCAACCGGTGGAGGCTGCCGATGTCTGA
- a CDS encoding ABC transporter ATP-binding protein: protein MSLIVEATHLSRFYGIVLGLNNVSFTIGTGITGVVGPNGAGKTTLFRLLTGQIKPSSGELRVLGGLPWRDPAVRAQLAYCPEDEAVPPNIKPRDWLIALGMISGLSSREAKVRATAALERVRLPSVHWNKNVTAYSKGMKQRVKLAQCLLHEPRLIILDEPMNGLDPMGREELGNVLRELAADGTSVVISSHILQDLEALCRSFILLRWGRMPSSSNKLANARTEATAAATPVAVETGTDVTPPPMPATPPRRWPSETTIRCDDAPKLARFLFAQDLLRGCDLDDEGQTLVARWRDPAAFYENFHGILLESGVTLHEINAKGSALERAIEPPPLP, encoded by the coding sequence ATGAGCCTCATCGTCGAAGCCACTCACCTGAGCCGGTTCTACGGCATCGTGCTCGGACTCAACAACGTGTCCTTCACCATCGGCACCGGCATCACCGGCGTGGTGGGACCCAACGGCGCGGGCAAGACGACGCTCTTCCGCCTGCTCACTGGACAGATCAAACCCAGCTCGGGCGAACTGCGCGTGCTGGGCGGCCTGCCCTGGCGCGATCCGGCGGTGCGGGCGCAGCTCGCCTACTGCCCGGAAGACGAAGCCGTGCCGCCCAACATCAAACCGCGCGATTGGCTCATCGCGTTGGGCATGATCTCCGGTCTCTCGAGCCGCGAAGCGAAGGTCCGCGCGACCGCGGCGCTGGAGCGCGTGCGACTCCCGTCGGTGCACTGGAACAAGAACGTCACGGCCTACTCGAAGGGCATGAAGCAGCGCGTAAAACTCGCGCAATGTCTCCTGCACGAGCCACGCCTGATCATCCTCGACGAGCCGATGAACGGACTCGATCCGATGGGCCGCGAAGAGTTGGGCAACGTGCTGCGCGAACTCGCGGCCGATGGCACCAGCGTGGTGATTTCCAGTCACATCCTGCAGGACCTCGAAGCGCTGTGCCGCTCGTTCATCCTGTTGCGCTGGGGTCGCATGCCGAGCTCGAGCAACAAACTCGCCAATGCGCGAACGGAGGCCACGGCGGCGGCGACTCCCGTCGCGGTCGAGACGGGGACAGACGTCACGCCGCCACCGATGCCCGCGACCCCGCCGCGCCGTTGGCCGAGCGAGACGACGATCCGTTGCGACGATGCGCCGAAGCTGGCGCGCTTCCTCTTTGCGCAGGACCTCCTGCGCGGCTGCGATCTCGACGACGAAGGCCAGACACTGGTGGCGCGTTGGCGCGATCCGGCGGCCTTTTATGAAAACTTCCACGGGATCCTGCTGGAGAGCGGCGTGACCCTGCACGAAATCAACGCGAAGGGCTCCGCCCTCGAACGCGCCATCGAACCGCCGCCCCTGCCATGA
- a CDS encoding energy transducer TonB, producing the protein MKTLRLGLFLVALGTATSLIAAPQPSTDLQITATRQIFPREATQRGLTEGWARVALAVDAEGKLLDYLVIAASDTTFADEAKFLIRTAKFSPPREDGKPLAVRTEVAIQFRNEGLYVVSDFQAIADLYLHGRFDRARPVRAPLPSELDRLPQPRQVLKPAYVPAHAAAGLAGRVVVDFYIDETGRVRLPSVVSSDHDELATLALQALSQWSFDPPTVDGAPTHTRVRLPFEFTTNQSGAGVVPAPRFDS; encoded by the coding sequence ATGAAAACGCTCCGCCTCGGACTGTTCCTCGTTGCGCTGGGCACCGCGACATCGCTCATCGCCGCGCCCCAACCTTCCACTGATCTCCAGATCACCGCCACCCGTCAGATCTTCCCCCGCGAAGCCACCCAACGCGGCCTCACCGAAGGCTGGGCGCGCGTGGCCCTCGCCGTCGACGCCGAGGGTAAGCTCCTCGACTACCTCGTGATCGCCGCGTCCGACACCACCTTCGCCGACGAAGCCAAGTTCCTCATTCGCACCGCCAAGTTTTCGCCGCCCCGCGAGGACGGCAAACCCCTCGCCGTGCGCACCGAGGTTGCCATCCAGTTTCGCAACGAGGGCCTCTACGTCGTCTCCGACTTTCAAGCCATCGCCGACCTCTACCTGCACGGTCGCTTCGACCGCGCACGCCCGGTGCGCGCCCCGCTGCCCAGTGAACTCGATCGCCTCCCGCAGCCCCGCCAGGTGTTGAAACCCGCCTACGTCCCCGCACACGCCGCCGCCGGTTTGGCGGGCCGCGTCGTGGTCGATTTCTACATCGATGAAACCGGACGCGTCCGACTCCCCTCGGTCGTTTCGTCCGATCACGACGAACTGGCCACCCTCGCCCTACAGGCCCTCAGCCAGTGGTCCTTCGACCCACCCACCGTCGACGGCGCCCCCACCCACACCCGCGTTCGTCTGCCCTTCGAGTTCACCACCAACCAGTCCGGGGCGGGTGTGGTGCCGGCACCACGTTTCGATTCCTGA
- a CDS encoding glycoside hydrolase family 43 protein: MLVPNPLLPGFHPDPCICRVGEDYYLATSTFEWWPGVRLFHSRDLANWQPIGYALTRRSQLDLRGTPDSGGVWAPAITHADGRFWLCYSEVKSLTGPYKDVCNHLVTAPSIEGPWSEPVRLNQSGFDPSLFHAPDGRKWWLNQRWEVRPDGNCFAGIVLQEYDPGGQCLVGEPRLIFRGSSLGCTEGPHLYFRDGYHYLVTAEGGTGWEHAVTVARARDIAGPYEVSPYHPLLTANARPECRLQKAGHGSLVEAPDGRWFLAHLCSRPVGVQRRCILGRETALQAVVWPEGEWPRLASGDSVPADTVELPGVEAVGEAASDAAVALPTGGLGVEWNTLREPPDGSWLDLDSRPGWVRMRGRFSLQSTFENSLIAVRLTALRCTVGVTLDFAPTDFQQTAGLVFYYNSRAYHALLLGWLPGVGRVLRVLSADAMEVREVVPLGAVRPVDGPLRLEASLADGQLQFGWSRAEPGREVSTVGPVLDATVLSDDRVIETGSWGFTGCFVGLCAQDATAAGPWAAFTNFRRTETSG; this comes from the coding sequence ATGCTCGTGCCCAATCCATTGCTCCCGGGTTTTCATCCGGATCCGTGCATTTGCCGGGTCGGCGAGGACTATTACCTCGCGACCTCGACCTTTGAATGGTGGCCGGGGGTGCGGCTCTTTCACTCGCGTGATCTCGCAAACTGGCAACCGATCGGTTATGCGCTCACGCGGCGGAGTCAGCTCGACCTGCGTGGCACCCCCGATTCGGGTGGCGTGTGGGCCCCGGCGATCACGCATGCCGACGGTCGGTTCTGGCTGTGTTATTCGGAAGTGAAGTCGTTGACCGGGCCCTACAAGGATGTGTGCAACCATCTCGTCACCGCGCCCTCCATCGAGGGGCCGTGGTCGGAGCCGGTGCGACTAAATCAATCCGGTTTTGATCCATCGCTGTTCCACGCCCCGGACGGACGCAAATGGTGGCTTAACCAACGCTGGGAAGTGCGTCCCGACGGCAACTGTTTTGCCGGTATCGTGCTGCAGGAATACGACCCAGGGGGGCAGTGTCTGGTCGGCGAGCCGCGGTTGATTTTCCGTGGTTCGAGCCTCGGCTGCACGGAGGGGCCACATCTGTATTTCCGTGATGGATACCACTATCTTGTGACGGCGGAAGGCGGCACCGGCTGGGAGCATGCGGTGACCGTAGCGCGGGCGCGGGATATTGCCGGTCCATATGAAGTGAGTCCGTATCATCCGCTGCTCACGGCGAACGCACGGCCGGAGTGCCGCTTGCAAAAGGCGGGTCATGGTTCGCTGGTGGAGGCTCCGGATGGTCGCTGGTTTCTGGCCCATTTGTGCAGTCGTCCAGTGGGCGTGCAGCGGCGTTGCATTCTTGGACGTGAGACCGCGCTGCAGGCAGTGGTCTGGCCCGAGGGCGAGTGGCCCCGTCTGGCGAGCGGTGATTCGGTCCCGGCGGATACGGTGGAGCTGCCCGGCGTTGAGGCGGTGGGCGAAGCGGCGTCGGACGCGGCGGTGGCTCTTCCGACCGGCGGATTGGGGGTCGAGTGGAACACGCTGCGGGAGCCGCCGGATGGTTCCTGGCTGGATCTGGATAGCCGTCCCGGTTGGGTGCGGATGCGCGGGCGGTTCTCGTTGCAGAGCACCTTTGAGAACTCGTTGATCGCGGTGCGATTGACAGCGCTGCGTTGCACGGTGGGGGTCACGCTCGACTTCGCTCCGACGGATTTCCAGCAGACCGCCGGCTTGGTTTTTTATTACAACAGCCGCGCCTACCATGCGTTGTTGCTGGGTTGGCTGCCGGGCGTCGGACGGGTGCTGCGCGTGTTGAGTGCAGATGCGATGGAGGTGCGCGAGGTCGTGCCGCTGGGCGCGGTGCGGCCGGTGGACGGGCCGCTTCGGCTGGAGGCGAGCCTGGCGGATGGGCAGTTGCAATTTGGATGGTCCCGAGCCGAACCCGGTCGGGAGGTCAGCACGGTGGGGCCGGTTTTGGATGCCACCGTGTTATCGGATGATCGGGTGATCGAAACTGGCTCGTGGGGATTCACCGGTTGTTTTGTGGGCCTTTGTGCTCAGGACGCCACGGCGGCGGGTCCGTGGGCGGCGTTCACGAACTTTCGCCGCACGGAGACATCCGGGTGA
- a CDS encoding RNA polymerase sigma factor: MFSAASSPAARGMQDTDTAPPPEAELVREAQAGSESAARELVRLFNRPIYNYVVRMTGQVQDAEDITQDTFVKAFRALHKVDPDRPLINWLFTIARRTALNHFRGQKQWVELPEETLGDGADGPRREADLHERVDNLWAKARRVLNGREYEALWLRFGEELSTAETAAATGQTVPGIKTLIFRARQRLLAAKESFL, from the coding sequence ATGTTCTCCGCCGCGTCCAGTCCGGCCGCCCGCGGTATGCAAGACACCGATACAGCCCCTCCTCCCGAAGCGGAACTCGTGCGTGAAGCCCAAGCGGGCAGCGAGTCGGCCGCGCGTGAGCTGGTGCGCCTCTTCAACCGCCCGATTTACAACTACGTCGTCCGCATGACCGGTCAGGTCCAGGACGCCGAGGACATCACCCAGGACACGTTCGTGAAAGCGTTTCGCGCCCTGCACAAAGTTGATCCGGATCGCCCGCTGATCAACTGGCTCTTTACCATCGCGCGCCGCACGGCGCTCAATCACTTCCGCGGTCAGAAACAATGGGTGGAGTTGCCCGAGGAAACCCTCGGCGACGGCGCTGATGGACCGCGTCGCGAGGCCGATCTGCACGAGCGGGTCGACAACCTGTGGGCGAAAGCCCGCCGCGTCCTCAATGGCCGCGAATACGAAGCGCTCTGGCTGCGCTTCGGTGAAGAACTCTCCACCGCCGAAACGGCGGCCGCCACCGGCCAGACGGTGCCCGGCATCAAAACCCTCATCTTTCGTGCGCGTCAGCGTCTGCTGGCCGCCAAGGAATCCTTCCTATGA
- a CDS encoding ABC transporter permease subunit yields MSELEPKLDFNHWDGPRRGVGSRRWVITSTGLRQLTKLRFFKLLLFVAWTAGVAVALAGFVFTQTLSETGWLATLAAKGGPRPQAIMSAVSALLLIYPDILVAGMFKWIFWLHSYVGMMLCMVALAILVPSLITRDRASSALTIYLSRPLTSRDYLLGKFVIIIGVMLMLWTGPLVAGWLLSVLFAPDMVFARHSFGALGNALLFNLIGLVVVSAVAFAVSAFAKTAAAARLWWIGLWIVLGTVAGNPFMPAWVRHASFTYDLGIMRDEVFNISGVLGDAAGVVPMLSAELATEMNKVSQALARDELHGALIGLALLVGGSLLFFMRRVKPE; encoded by the coding sequence ATGTCTGAACTCGAACCGAAACTGGACTTCAACCACTGGGACGGACCGCGGCGCGGGGTCGGCTCGCGGCGTTGGGTCATCACGTCAACGGGTCTGCGGCAGCTCACGAAACTGCGCTTCTTCAAACTGCTGCTCTTCGTCGCGTGGACGGCGGGCGTGGCGGTGGCGCTGGCGGGGTTTGTGTTCACCCAGACGCTGTCGGAGACCGGCTGGCTGGCGACGCTGGCGGCCAAGGGCGGTCCGCGGCCGCAGGCCATCATGTCGGCCGTGAGTGCGCTGTTGTTGATCTATCCCGACATCCTGGTGGCGGGCATGTTTAAGTGGATCTTCTGGCTGCACTCCTACGTGGGCATGATGTTGTGCATGGTCGCGCTGGCGATTCTGGTGCCGAGCCTCATCACGCGCGATCGGGCGAGTTCGGCGCTCACGATCTACCTGTCGCGACCGCTCACCTCGCGCGATTATTTGCTGGGCAAGTTTGTCATCATCATCGGCGTGATGCTCATGCTGTGGACGGGTCCGCTGGTGGCGGGCTGGTTGCTCAGTGTGTTGTTCGCGCCCGACATGGTGTTTGCGCGGCATTCGTTTGGGGCGCTGGGCAACGCGCTCCTGTTCAACCTGATCGGTCTCGTGGTGGTTTCGGCCGTGGCCTTTGCGGTCTCGGCCTTCGCGAAAACGGCGGCGGCTGCGCGGCTGTGGTGGATCGGATTGTGGATCGTGCTCGGCACGGTCGCGGGCAATCCGTTCATGCCGGCGTGGGTGCGGCATGCGAGTTTCACCTACGACCTGGGCATCATGCGGGATGAGGTTTTTAACATCAGCGGTGTGCTGGGGGACGCGGCGGGTGTCGTGCCGATGCTCAGCGCGGAACTCGCCACGGAAATGAACAAAGTCTCGCAAGCCTTGGCCCGCGACGAGTTGCACGGTGCCTTGATCGGCCTCGCGCTGTTGGTGGGCGGCTCGCTGTTATTCTTCATGCGGAGGGTGAAACCGGAATGA
- a CDS encoding aldo/keto reductase encodes MERRKLGESDLQISRLGCGTWAIGGGGWQYAWGAQDDGDSVGMLHAAWDRGINWIDTAPAYGTGHSEEVVGQAVRSWSGERPLLFTKCGLTWNERRELGRDLSPARLRVECEASLRRLRVDCIDLYQIHWPTEDPTEAEAAWGELARLREAGKIRWAGVSNFEVPLLERLQRIMPVVSLQPPYSLVRRGIEAEILPYCALHNIGTLVYSPLESGLLTGAMTRERLMRMPWDDWRRTHPFFQEPAFSRHLELVDRLRSAGASRGLSPASLAVAWVLRQPAVTAAIIGARHPDQLEALLAARLVPAAVWGDGPW; translated from the coding sequence ATGGAACGGCGCAAGTTGGGTGAGTCGGATCTACAGATTTCGCGGCTGGGTTGCGGCACGTGGGCGATCGGCGGCGGCGGTTGGCAGTATGCGTGGGGGGCGCAGGATGACGGCGATTCCGTCGGCATGCTGCATGCCGCCTGGGATCGCGGTATCAACTGGATTGATACGGCTCCCGCGTATGGCACCGGTCACAGCGAGGAGGTGGTGGGGCAGGCGGTCCGATCGTGGAGCGGCGAGCGTCCGTTGCTGTTTACGAAGTGTGGTTTGACCTGGAACGAGCGGCGCGAGCTCGGGCGCGATCTGTCCCCGGCCCGCCTGCGGGTCGAATGTGAGGCGAGTCTGCGGCGGTTGCGGGTTGATTGCATCGATCTTTATCAGATCCACTGGCCGACCGAGGACCCGACAGAGGCGGAGGCGGCGTGGGGAGAGCTGGCGCGTTTGCGCGAGGCGGGCAAAATCCGCTGGGCGGGGGTTTCTAATTTTGAAGTGCCGTTGTTGGAGCGCTTGCAGCGGATCATGCCGGTGGTGTCGCTGCAGCCGCCCTATTCGTTGGTGCGGCGAGGGATTGAGGCCGAGATTCTGCCGTATTGCGCGCTGCACAACATTGGCACGCTGGTGTATTCCCCGTTGGAAAGTGGCCTCCTAACCGGCGCGATGACCCGCGAGCGGCTGATGCGAATGCCCTGGGATGACTGGCGTCGAACGCATCCCTTTTTCCAGGAGCCGGCGTTCAGTCGTCACCTTGAACTGGTGGACCGCCTGCGGTCGGCGGGAGCGTCGCGAGGGCTATCGCCGGCGTCCTTGGCGGTGGCGTGGGTGTTACGTCAGCCAGCCGTAACCGCGGCGATCATCGGTGCGCGACATCCGGACCAGCTGGAGGCGTTGCTCGCGGCCCGCCTCGTCCCCGCCGCTGTCTGGGGCGACGGGCCTTGGTAG
- a CDS encoding ThuA domain-containing protein, translating to MKLRTLLSTLTLSTALAASAGAAQFKALLITKTDGWHHDSIAAAVPAMQDLAKLHDFELVWPNSLGMVLNDNYLADVDVIIFALTTGDILDDAQQAAVEKFVQNGGGLVGVHAGGADTEYDWDWWTKAFGHMFHIHPAVQTATVEVLEPNFPGMDRFAPRFLFTEEWYEFDAPRTDGLNYLLAVDEDTYDIRANWGSKQSQGMGDLHPLSWFHEYDGGRVFYSAFGHLPATWNEDRFLHHVYGGIYWAATGKGFRAAK from the coding sequence ATGAAACTCCGCACGCTGCTTTCCACCCTTACCCTCTCCACTGCGTTGGCGGCCTCCGCCGGCGCCGCCCAGTTTAAGGCCCTGCTCATCACCAAGACCGACGGCTGGCATCACGACTCCATCGCCGCCGCCGTGCCCGCCATGCAGGACCTGGCCAAACTCCACGACTTCGAACTCGTGTGGCCCAACTCCCTCGGCATGGTCCTCAACGACAACTACCTCGCCGACGTCGACGTCATCATCTTCGCCCTCACCACCGGCGACATCCTCGATGACGCCCAACAGGCCGCCGTGGAAAAGTTCGTCCAAAACGGCGGTGGCCTCGTCGGCGTGCATGCCGGCGGCGCCGACACCGAATACGACTGGGACTGGTGGACGAAGGCCTTCGGTCACATGTTCCACATCCACCCCGCCGTGCAGACCGCCACCGTTGAAGTGCTCGAGCCCAACTTCCCCGGCATGGACCGCTTTGCCCCGCGCTTCCTCTTCACCGAAGAGTGGTATGAGTTCGACGCTCCGCGCACCGATGGCCTGAACTACCTGCTCGCGGTCGACGAAGACACCTACGACATCCGCGCCAACTGGGGCTCCAAACAATCCCAAGGCATGGGCGATCTGCACCCGCTGTCATGGTTCCATGAATACGACGGCGGCCGCGTCTTCTACAGCGCCTTCGGCCACCTGCCCGCCACCTGGAACGAGGACCGCTTCCTCCACCACGTTTACGGCGGCATCTACTGGGCCGCCACCGGCAAAGGCTTCCGTGCCGCCAAGTAA
- a CDS encoding MFS transporter — protein MSAHPPLRLREKLAYGLGDTASNFYFQAFNLFLLYYYTDVFGLSATAVGTMFLVTRIFDAVNDPLMGLLADRTRSRWGRFRPYLLWVALPYGLLGYLMFLGPQASDTGKLVYAYITYSLTMLAYTAINIPYSALMGVMSPSTKVRTALSSVRFVCAFGGGFLIASLTLPLKDWLGAGDEAAGFRATMALFAVASVALFWWTFAGTRERVAPAAAEEVSWRRDLGLLWRNRPWLVLFLVALFTLTNVAMRNGAVVYYFKYCLGAESAATLFLSLGSVGMILGAASCHGLARRFDRRRLMIGLTVGNALALAAMYLDWSDARLMLHGLNLMAAFLGGATPVLLFSFYADTADYGEWKFGRRTTGLIFAASLFATKMGIAVGGGLAGWFLDACGFVANVEQTASARHGITLLFSLLPAAFALLTAVALLFYPLTEDRMREIESDLAARRTA, from the coding sequence GTGTCCGCACATCCGCCTCTGCGTTTGCGGGAGAAGCTCGCCTATGGTTTGGGCGACACGGCTTCGAATTTCTACTTCCAGGCCTTCAACCTGTTTCTGCTCTACTATTACACGGATGTGTTCGGGTTGTCGGCGACTGCCGTGGGCACGATGTTTTTGGTCACACGGATTTTTGACGCGGTCAACGACCCGTTGATGGGGTTGCTCGCCGATCGCACGCGTTCGCGTTGGGGTCGCTTTCGCCCCTACCTGCTCTGGGTTGCACTACCTTATGGTCTCTTGGGTTATCTAATGTTTTTGGGGCCACAGGCCAGCGACACTGGAAAGTTGGTTTACGCTTACATCACCTATTCGCTGACGATGTTGGCCTATACGGCGATTAACATTCCCTACTCCGCGCTCATGGGGGTGATGTCGCCCTCGACCAAAGTGCGGACCGCGCTCTCTTCGGTGCGCTTTGTGTGCGCATTTGGCGGCGGGTTTCTCATCGCCAGTCTCACGCTGCCGCTGAAGGACTGGCTCGGAGCCGGAGATGAGGCGGCGGGCTTCCGTGCGACCATGGCGTTGTTTGCGGTCGCTTCGGTCGCGTTGTTTTGGTGGACCTTTGCCGGCACCCGCGAGCGGGTCGCGCCGGCGGCGGCTGAGGAGGTGTCGTGGCGACGCGATCTGGGGCTATTGTGGCGCAACCGGCCTTGGCTGGTGCTGTTTCTGGTCGCTCTTTTCACCCTCACCAACGTGGCGATGCGCAATGGTGCGGTGGTTTACTACTTCAAGTATTGTCTGGGCGCGGAATCGGCCGCGACCCTGTTTCTCAGTCTGGGGTCGGTTGGCATGATTCTCGGTGCGGCGAGTTGCCATGGGCTGGCCCGTCGTTTCGATCGTCGTCGACTCATGATCGGCCTGACCGTGGGCAATGCGCTGGCGTTGGCGGCGATGTATTTGGATTGGAGTGACGCGCGCTTGATGTTGCACGGGCTTAACCTGATGGCGGCCTTTCTGGGCGGCGCGACGCCCGTGCTGCTTTTTTCCTTCTATGCTGACACGGCGGACTACGGTGAGTGGAAGTTCGGGCGGCGCACCACCGGGCTGATCTTTGCGGCTTCACTGTTCGCCACCAAGATGGGCATTGCGGTCGGAGGTGGGCTGGCGGGTTGGTTCCTCGATGCCTGTGGTTTTGTGGCCAACGTCGAGCAGACGGCCAGCGCACGCCATGGCATCACTTTGTTGTTTTCCCTGCTGCCGGCGGCCTTCGCGCTGCTCACGGCGGTGGCTCTCTTGTTCTATCCCCTCACCGAGGACCGGATGCGGGAGATCGAATCCGATCTCGCCGCCCGTCGCACCGCCTGA